Below is a window of Sulfitobacter sp. SK012 DNA.
TTCTACTTCATCGAAATGAACACCCGCTTGCAGGTTGAACACCCCGTGACCGAAGGCATCTTTGGCGTGGATCTTGTGCGCGAACAGATCAACGTGGCCGCAGGGCTGCCTATGTCATTTCAACAAGAAGACCTCGAGATTAACGGCCACGCCATTGAAGTGCGCATCAACGCTGAAAAACTGCCGAATTTCTCGCCGTGCCCAGGCCGGATCACGCAGTATCACGCGCCAGGTGGCCTTGGTGTGCGAATGGATTCGGCGCTCTATGCCGGCTATACAATCCCGCCCTATTACGACAGCCTGATTGGCAAATTGATCGTGCATGGTCGCCACCGCGCAGAGGCGTTAGCGCGGCTGGAACGTTCCCTGTCTGAGCTTATCGTGGACGGCGTCGACACAACGGTGCCACTCTTTCATGCGCTGCTGCAGGAACCTGACGTTCAGTCCGGCAACTACAATATCCACTGGCTGGAACATTGGCTGGAAACCCATATGGGCGAATCCTGACCGCCTATGACCGAGATCACGCCGGACCTGTTGCTGCATGGCTATAGCGTCGGCATTTTTCCGATGTCCGAACACCGCGACGACCCAGAATTGTTCTGGGTCGACCCGCGAAAACGGGGTGTTTTACCGCTGGACGGTTTTCACATCTCGCGCTCGCTTGGCAAGGCAATGGCCCGCACGCCGTTTCAGATCACGGTCAATCGTGACTTTGATAGCGTCGTAGCAGGATGCGCAGATCGCGATGATACCTGGATAAATCAAGAAATTACAGCGCTTTACACGGCACTTCACGAACGTGGCAACGCCCACTCACTTGAAGTTTGGGATGGATCCGACCTGGTCGGCGGCGTTTATGGTGTCGTTTTAGGCGCGGCGTTTTTTGGCGAGAGCATGTTTTCGCGCCGTACGAACGCATCAAAAATAGCACTCGCTTGCCTTATGGATCGATTGCGGCGTGGGGGGTTTAGGCTTTTTGACACGCAGTTCTTGACGGATCATCTGGCGTCCTTGGGTGCGGTCGAAATTACCCGTGCCAACTATCATTCGCAACTCCGTGCAGCCATCGAACTTGAGGCGTCGTTTGTTGGACCTTCGGCGGCGTCAGCTCAAGACGTGATGCAGCGCATGACCCAGATATCATAGCGCGAATGTTCCAAGGCGCTCAGCGCTGGAGCCGAGGCAATCATCCAACCTGAAAACAGCGTTCCTGCGCGCCCAGTTTCGGAGATTTCCATTTCAGCATAGGCGTTGCCTGCAGGATTTCCAGCCGGATAGCGGCAGTCATTCAGCGCGACTTGCAACCGACCAAGTTCAAATGCCTGGCCCCTGCCGACTTCGATTTCGGTGGTCAGCCCAGATGTTTTATCAAGCGCACGCAACACAGCACCAGATCCAGACGTAACTTGCTGGGCCTGTACTGAGCTGGCAATTAAAACGCTAGATAACAAAAGTTTACGCATCAGGGCTCCTTGGGCCACGCATGGCCCTGCCTTGGATTATTCGGGGCTCCACGCCTCGTAATCCCCACGGTCGGCGGGTTTGGCGCGCCGCATCGATCCTGCGGGCGCATAAGCAAGCGGCGTCCCTGTCAGGTTTTCTTGATGCGGTTTTTCCCACGGCTTATGCGCCAGCGGTCGGTCGGTGGGCGGCTCGTTCCATGTGCGGTGCAGCCAGCCATGCCAATCAGGACTGATCCGGCTGGCTTCGGCTTCGCCGTTGAAAATCACCCAGCGCTTACTGTCATCGGCATTGCGATAAAAGATATTGCCTTGCGTGTCTTCTCCGACTTTTTCGCCCTTACGCCACGTGAAAAACTGGGTGTTGAGCGTTTGCCCATTCCACCACGTTACGCTGCGCAAAAGTGAAGTGACGATACCCATAGGTGCCTCCGATTTCTCTTCTTCTGATATGGCGCAGTTTCTTCCCAAGGTCCAGCGGTCAGACGGCGCTGGCAGCGCGATTATGCGCGACGCAATATGGGAATTATCGCAAAAAATCCGCAATTTCGGCATTTTTGTCCGGTACAATTGGCTCGAACAACACCGGACCTGTTATGAAAATCTTGTTATCTTTCGCACTCTACAGCACCATTTTGGGTGGTGCCCTGCTGTTTTGGCCACAAGGGACCGCGACCTCTACGGACAAAATCACCAAGGCGCGGATTGTGGCTGGTCAGGCGAAATTTGTCTCATCTGACCCCGCCGCAGTGCTCGATAGAGGTGGCGCACCTTCGAGCTCACCCTTTGTCGTCAACCTGATGGCTGAGCCGAAACAAGCACCAGACCGGTTGTCACTTGGCAGACTGAAGAAGCGACAAGATGCCGAACGTCGGGGTTACGTCACCCAGCGAAACGGCTCCGCTTCTTTGCCCAAACACAATGATGTTCGTCGGATGGACGCCCTAAGATTTAA
It encodes the following:
- the aat gene encoding leucyl/phenylalanyl-tRNA--protein transferase, with translation MTEITPDLLLHGYSVGIFPMSEHRDDPELFWVDPRKRGVLPLDGFHISRSLGKAMARTPFQITVNRDFDSVVAGCADRDDTWINQEITALYTALHERGNAHSLEVWDGSDLVGGVYGVVLGAAFFGESMFSRRTNASKIALACLMDRLRRGGFRLFDTQFLTDHLASLGAVEITRANYHSQLRAAIELEASFVGPSAASAQDVMQRMTQIS
- a CDS encoding DUF2155 domain-containing protein translates to MRKLLLSSVLIASSVQAQQVTSGSGAVLRALDKTSGLTTEIEVGRGQAFELGRLQVALNDCRYPAGNPAGNAYAEMEISETGRAGTLFSGWMIASAPALSALEHSRYDIWVMRCITS
- a CDS encoding NADH:ubiquinone oxidoreductase subunit NDUFA12 gives rise to the protein MGIVTSLLRSVTWWNGQTLNTQFFTWRKGEKVGEDTQGNIFYRNADDSKRWVIFNGEAEASRISPDWHGWLHRTWNEPPTDRPLAHKPWEKPHQENLTGTPLAYAPAGSMRRAKPADRGDYEAWSPE